A DNA window from Halanaerobium saccharolyticum subsp. saccharolyticum DSM 6643 contains the following coding sequences:
- a CDS encoding M20 family metallopeptidase, with translation MTIKDLPLNKSEEILQKLIRTNTENPPGNEKDAVDVILDYFEKYDLEKNIIDHGDNRASLYLKIKGISDKSIAFIGHIDTVPVENKDGWELDPFDAKIVGDYIYGRGSADMKGGVAAMITAALHILDNNIIPKKTLYFCFTADEESGGLGAKALIKENILKNTEFIFIPEPTGCQLGLAEKGALWLKITAHGKPAHASMPDNGVNAIENIFSFISSLKNEILDDKKHYLLGKSSAEITTINGGIKTNIIPELAEATVDIRTIPGDKHDLIIEKANKLIEKFKEKSGVEIRIKIENNRPPLKVKENDDNIIKLKEIFADYKFNPNIKGLNFYTDASQIIPELNCPFVIFGPGEDSMAHQTNEKTKLKSVKETARVFLEYILR, from the coding sequence ATGACTATAAAAGACTTACCGCTTAATAAAAGTGAAGAAATTTTACAGAAACTGATCAGAACAAATACAGAAAACCCACCAGGAAATGAAAAAGATGCTGTGGATGTTATTTTAGATTATTTTGAAAAATATGATTTAGAAAAAAACATAATTGACCATGGTGATAATAGGGCCAGTTTATATCTAAAAATTAAAGGGATTAGCGATAAATCTATCGCTTTTATAGGACATATAGATACAGTCCCAGTAGAAAATAAAGATGGCTGGGAATTAGATCCATTTGATGCAAAAATAGTTGGAGATTATATTTATGGAAGAGGATCTGCAGATATGAAGGGAGGAGTTGCAGCAATGATTACTGCTGCACTTCATATACTAGATAATAATATAATACCAAAGAAAACCCTTTATTTTTGTTTTACTGCAGATGAAGAGTCAGGCGGTTTAGGAGCAAAAGCACTTATAAAAGAAAATATATTAAAAAACACTGAATTTATCTTTATACCAGAACCAACTGGATGCCAACTTGGTTTAGCAGAAAAAGGTGCATTATGGTTAAAAATAACTGCTCATGGGAAACCAGCTCATGCATCGATGCCTGACAATGGCGTAAATGCCATAGAAAATATTTTTTCATTTATTAGTAGTTTGAAAAATGAAATTTTAGATGATAAAAAACATTATTTGTTGGGAAAAAGTTCTGCAGAAATAACAACCATTAATGGAGGAATTAAAACAAATATAATTCCGGAATTAGCAGAAGCTACAGTTGATATTAGAACAATACCTGGAGATAAACATGATCTCATCATTGAAAAAGCTAATAAATTAATTGAAAAATTTAAAGAAAAAAGTGGTGTTGAAATAAGAATAAAAATAGAAAATAATAGACCACCATTAAAAGTAAAAGAAAATGATGATAACATTATCAAACTTAAAGAAATTTTTGCAGATTATAAATTTAATCCAAATATAAAAGGGCTTAATTTTTATACTGATGCTTCACAAATAATTCCTGAACTAAACTGTCCTTTTGTAATATTTGGTCCCGGTGAAGATTCCATGGCACATCAAACAAATGAAAAAACAAAATTAAAATCTGTTAAAGAAACAGCTAGAGTTTTTCTGGAATATATTTTAAGATAA
- a CDS encoding PD-(D/E)XK nuclease family protein, with protein sequence MSENKNLELKEIIKKYPQKRKMLLMPSFSSGRQLLHNLNQEGIKIFNCDLETPLGLLKKSLELQLFNDNLTLIENQQASYLIYRVLIELKAEAKLKYFDQLQLSSGSINLLAGTILEYRMAGYNTEDIEANKFIKAEKTEDLKLINKSYQEKLKQENYLDQAAAYHLALTMEKFNLKEAVIIQPEDIELSSLERKFLNKIKSQSSAAYNFKLNRNNEENFEAEFLAAYGSTNEVNNILRKITEADFKADQTTVYYLSQEPYSQQFYNLAQNYNLAVSFAGGISINNTKAAAVYYNYLAELRENPNYENQLRAADVAHTLLNIIAQLKVKKDIDQEAKNIILRKLKLFIKYFDLLEAKEVVIRRLQDLIKDERVNISGPEPGKIYLAPSTAALYSNRKNEIFIGLEENNISESQSENPVILDFERNYYPNLSLSTEKNKKALLDLETVIYKNSANKLLSYSNYSIQDSREQLPSFLLLDAYRKRETDQTLTFKDFKADAVKTTAFAPDSAANSLNLNEYFLSNFKAADKITNKKELLLNFYPNFEKGLEFLDAELEPEFNKYSGRLSSIFKSEAQLQAEEPVYSSSRLETIAKCPYKYFLNYVLGISAPEEAELDPFSWLSPLEQGTLLHSVFEHFIKEMIESSKQLDSEEKRRLINKILNEEAEKMRLEVIPPSELIYQLKLKELRERTDLFLSLIEMELKDSEPVFVERFFDNYILKLNSGREIKLRGKIDRIDRLNDGSYRIIDYKTGGDYSYSEQEYFKEGTQLQPALYSAAFAEELEAEVREFLYLFVNQGAVKKKYIRKNNRKEKLKEILDILLNTAEAGTFIAAAYDKDNKECKYCDYNQLICEREKDDKLSELFKTSAEAAVKKLRGLKDYE encoded by the coding sequence ATGTCAGAAAATAAAAATTTAGAGCTTAAAGAAATAATCAAAAAATATCCCCAAAAAAGAAAAATGCTGCTTATGCCTTCTTTCAGCTCAGGCAGGCAGCTTTTACATAATTTAAATCAAGAGGGAATAAAAATTTTTAATTGTGACTTAGAAACACCACTGGGACTGCTTAAAAAATCTTTGGAGCTGCAGCTTTTTAATGATAATTTAACTTTAATTGAAAATCAGCAGGCATCATATTTAATTTATCGAGTGCTAATTGAACTTAAAGCTGAAGCTAAACTTAAATATTTTGATCAGCTGCAGTTAAGCAGCGGCAGTATAAATCTCTTAGCTGGAACAATTTTAGAATATAGAATGGCAGGTTATAATACTGAAGATATTGAGGCCAATAAATTTATTAAGGCTGAAAAGACAGAAGATTTGAAATTAATAAATAAAAGCTATCAGGAAAAACTTAAACAGGAAAACTATCTCGATCAGGCAGCAGCCTATCACTTGGCCTTAACAATGGAGAAATTTAATCTGAAAGAGGCTGTAATTATCCAGCCTGAAGATATTGAACTTTCCTCTTTAGAAAGGAAATTTTTAAATAAAATTAAAAGTCAGTCTTCTGCAGCATATAATTTTAAACTGAATAGAAATAATGAAGAGAACTTTGAGGCAGAATTCTTAGCTGCCTATGGCAGTACAAATGAAGTTAACAATATTTTAAGAAAAATAACTGAAGCTGATTTTAAAGCTGATCAAACAACAGTATATTATCTTAGTCAGGAACCCTATAGCCAGCAGTTTTATAATTTAGCTCAAAACTATAATTTAGCTGTCAGCTTTGCCGGCGGTATTTCAATCAATAATACTAAAGCAGCTGCAGTATATTATAACTACCTGGCTGAGCTGAGAGAAAACCCTAATTATGAAAATCAGCTTAGAGCTGCAGATGTTGCTCATACACTTTTAAATATAATTGCTCAGCTAAAAGTGAAAAAAGATATAGATCAGGAAGCAAAAAATATAATTCTAAGGAAATTAAAGCTTTTTATTAAGTACTTTGATTTATTAGAGGCTAAAGAAGTGGTAATCAGGAGGCTGCAGGATTTAATCAAAGATGAAAGAGTAAATATTTCGGGTCCTGAACCGGGGAAAATATATTTAGCGCCCTCTACCGCTGCCCTATATTCAAATAGAAAAAATGAAATTTTTATTGGTTTAGAAGAAAACAATATCTCTGAATCTCAGAGTGAAAATCCGGTTATTCTAGATTTTGAAAGAAATTACTATCCAAATTTAAGCTTGAGCACTGAAAAAAATAAAAAAGCACTGCTGGATTTAGAAACGGTAATATATAAAAATAGTGCCAATAAACTTTTAAGCTACTCTAATTACAGCATCCAGGACAGCAGAGAACAGCTGCCTTCATTTCTGCTCTTAGATGCCTACCGGAAAAGAGAAACTGATCAGACGCTGACATTTAAAGATTTTAAAGCTGATGCAGTTAAAACAACTGCCTTTGCCCCTGATTCAGCTGCTAATTCATTAAATTTAAATGAGTATTTTTTAAGCAATTTTAAAGCTGCTGACAAGATAACTAATAAAAAAGAGCTGCTTTTAAACTTTTATCCTAATTTTGAAAAAGGGCTGGAATTTTTAGATGCTGAATTAGAGCCTGAATTTAATAAATACAGCGGCAGATTAAGCTCCATTTTTAAAAGTGAAGCTCAGCTGCAGGCTGAAGAGCCTGTTTATTCCAGCAGCAGGCTGGAAACAATAGCGAAATGCCCTTATAAATATTTTTTAAATTATGTTTTAGGAATTTCAGCTCCAGAGGAAGCTGAACTTGATCCATTCAGCTGGCTTTCTCCTTTAGAACAGGGTACACTGCTCCATTCTGTTTTTGAACATTTCATTAAAGAGATGATAGAAAGCAGTAAGCAGCTGGATTCTGAAGAAAAAAGAAGGCTGATCAATAAAATTTTAAATGAAGAAGCAGAAAAAATGAGGTTAGAGGTCATCCCACCTTCAGAACTTATCTATCAGTTAAAGCTAAAAGAATTAAGAGAAAGAACTGATCTATTTTTGAGTCTAATCGAAATGGAATTAAAAGATTCGGAACCCGTATTTGTAGAAAGATTTTTTGATAACTATATCTTAAAACTAAATTCTGGCAGAGAAATCAAACTTCGGGGTAAGATTGATAGAATTGATAGGCTTAATGACGGAAGTTACAGAATAATTGACTATAAAACTGGTGGGGATTACAGCTACAGTGAGCAGGAATATTTTAAAGAGGGTACTCAGCTGCAGCCTGCACTTTATTCTGCTGCCTTTGCAGAAGAACTTGAGGCAGAAGTAAGAGAATTTCTCTATCTTTTTGTTAATCAGGGGGCAGTTAAAAAGAAATATATCAGAAAGAATAATAGAAAAGAAAAACTTAAAGAAATATTAGATATTTTATTAAATACAGCTGAAGCAGGTACATTTATAGCAGCAGCTTATGATAAAGATAATAAGGAATGTAAGTACTGTGACTACAATCAGCTGATCTGTGAAAGAGAAAAAGATGATAAATTATCAGAGCTTTTTA